TGGAAGCGGAAGATCTTGATCCCGCCCGCAGTCGATCCCGAGCAACCGCCGACAAACCCCAGATAGAAGAACAGCATCAGCGAGAAATTGCCCCAGAGGCTGTAGTCCCCTAATGCAAATCCTGTCGTCGTCACCACCGATGTAACGTTCAGCGCCACATGCCGCAGCGCGTCCAGCCAATGCAGCTGGGTGGTCCACCAGTACCAGGTGCCGAGCACCAGCCACGTCACCAGTAACATGCCGAGCAAGCCTTGAACCTGCTGATCCTTGATGAGGGCCCGGCGGTTACCGCGCAAGGTGGCCACGTACAGCGTGAACGGCAGACTGCCGAGAATCATGATGACGACCGCCACCCAGTGCACCGCCGGTTGCGTCCACTTGGCCAGGGACTGGTCGGAGGTGGAGAAACCGCCGGTGGAAATTGCCGACATCGCGTGGTTGATCGCGTCGAACGGGCTCATTCCCGCCCACCAGAACGCCAGGCTGCCGAAAATGGTGATGCCGACGTAGGCCGCTACGATCAACCGCGCCACCATGTGCGAACGGGGCATGACTTTTTCGGAGCGGTCCGACGACTCGGTCTGAAACAGGCGCATGCCACCAATGCGCAGCAATGGCAGAATCGCGACCGCCATGCCGATGAAGCCGATGCCACCGATCCAGTGCAGCAATGAGCGCCACATCAGGATGCCGGGGGACATGTCATCCAGATGATTGAGCACCGTTGACCCGGTGGCGGTAATGCCGGACATGCTTTCGAAGAACGAGTCGGTGTAGCTGATGTGCTGGGTCAACAGGAACGGCAGTGCGGCGAAGATGCACACCACCAGCCAGCTGCTGACGGTCAGCAGGTACATGTCTCGCGGACGCAGGTGCACGTGCTCGGGACGACCGGGAATGACCAGCGCGAGGCCGGCGACAAAGGTGATCATGCTGGCCCAGAGGAACGACGGCAGGTCGCCGGTGCGCTCGAAAATCACCAGGGTGGCCATGGGCACGACCATGGCGATCGCCAGCGTGATCAGGAAGAGGCCGATGATGAAACCAATGAGACGTAAGGTCGGCAACGCCATGAAGTCCGCTCGGGCTGAAAGTAGGAAGGGCGCCATTCTACCCGTGGGGCAGGGCATGTAAACCGGCATCCCCGAGGCACTTGCAGCTAGAATAGCCAGACATTTTTTTCAGGAGGTGGCCGATGCAGGCTCTCGACGCTTTGCTCAACCGTGTTTCCGTTCCACGACTGGTCGACCCGGCCCCCAGCGCCGAGCAGCGCGAAGTGCTGTTTGGTGCCGCGATGCGTGCACCTGACCACGGCCATTTGCAGCCTTGGCGCTTCCTGACAGTCGAAGGCGCAGCGCGTGAGCAGATGGGCGAGTTGCTGGCCGAAGCTGCAAAACTGCAGGACGGCGATGTGTCCGAAGCTGCGCTGGACAAGGCGCGCAACGGCCCGCTGCGCGCACCGCTGGTGATCGTGGTGATCGCGCGGGTGCAGGATCACGTCAAATACCCGAAGTCCGAGCAACTGCTGGCGGCTGGCTGCGCAGCGCACGGGATTT
This DNA window, taken from Pseudomonas fluorescens NCIMB 11764, encodes the following:
- a CDS encoding NAD(P)H nitroreductase, with the translated sequence MQALDALLNRVSVPRLVDPAPSAEQREVLFGAAMRAPDHGHLQPWRFLTVEGAAREQMGELLAEAAKLQDGDVSEAALDKARNGPLRAPLVIVVIARVQDHVKYPKSEQLLAAGCAAHGILLAAYAQGIGAVWRTGDLAYSAHVAQGLGLAEGEEVIAFLYLGTPQKEPRVAEKADLTEFVSAWPGKA
- a CDS encoding TrkH family potassium uptake protein, whose protein sequence is MALPTLRLIGFIIGLFLITLAIAMVVPMATLVIFERTGDLPSFLWASMITFVAGLALVIPGRPEHVHLRPRDMYLLTVSSWLVVCIFAALPFLLTQHISYTDSFFESMSGITATGSTVLNHLDDMSPGILMWRSLLHWIGGIGFIGMAVAILPLLRIGGMRLFQTESSDRSEKVMPRSHMVARLIVAAYVGITIFGSLAFWWAGMSPFDAINHAMSAISTGGFSTSDQSLAKWTQPAVHWVAVVIMILGSLPFTLYVATLRGNRRALIKDQQVQGLLGMLLVTWLVLGTWYWWTTQLHWLDALRHVALNVTSVVTTTGFALGDYSLWGNFSLMLFFYLGFVGGCSGSTAGGIKIFRFQVAYILLKANLNQLIHPRAVIKQKYNGHRLDEEIVRSILTFSFFFAITICVIALLLSLLGVDWMTALTGAASTVSGVGPGLGETIGPAGNFATLPDAAKWILSFGMLLGRLEIITVFVLCIPAFWRH